A single Fusobacterium hominis DNA region contains:
- a CDS encoding TolC family protein, producing MKKTLGLLLLLSSTVLARQLTLDQAIELSLENSKEIKVSSMAAEKARLNVGVAFKKALPSVVYNGSYTRSEYGRDIYKNNDTRVNAKGGYNQKITISQPLFQGGAITGGIKYAKANRQIADLSFLGQKRDTRLDTIQIYSDIVKNQRDLEALKASRHRLSVTHEKQKAQLDLRLITKSDLLKTEYSILEVDSNIIRTNNLITVNKEKLRIKMGLPKNEDITVVDFDVPTNLSHSINFQADLNQAMEKSIDAMIAKYSVDMADASKTVARADMLPQVSAFGSYGVENERTKYNATTDDAEWRGGIKVSWNVFEFGKNYDNYKIADLNKQQEELKEKISQDNIDVRVTDAYLNLIKMEKERESKGRALEAAQENYDIDREKYISGLISTVDFLISETQLRDARVQYNQVVVDYLYAFEKYRSMLI from the coding sequence ATGAAGAAAACATTGGGTTTGTTGTTGCTACTAAGTAGTACAGTATTAGCAAGACAGCTAACTCTAGATCAGGCTATTGAGCTTTCCCTGGAAAATAGTAAAGAAATAAAGGTATCTTCCATGGCAGCAGAAAAAGCTAGATTAAATGTAGGAGTGGCTTTTAAGAAAGCGTTACCTAGTGTAGTATATAATGGTAGCTACACACGAAGTGAATATGGTAGAGATATCTATAAAAATAATGACACTAGAGTAAATGCAAAAGGTGGCTATAATCAAAAGATAACAATATCTCAACCTTTATTTCAAGGTGGAGCTATTACAGGTGGCATAAAATATGCAAAAGCAAATAGGCAAATTGCAGACTTATCATTTTTAGGACAAAAAAGAGATACAAGGTTGGATACAATACAAATATATTCAGATATTGTAAAAAATCAAAGAGATTTAGAAGCACTAAAAGCTTCGAGACATAGACTTTCTGTTACACATGAAAAACAAAAGGCACAGTTAGATTTAAGACTTATAACAAAATCTGATTTATTAAAGACAGAATATAGCATATTAGAAGTTGATTCTAATATTATAAGAACAAATAATCTAATAACAGTAAATAAAGAGAAGTTAAGAATAAAAATGGGACTTCCAAAGAATGAAGATATAACTGTTGTAGATTTTGATGTGCCAACTAATTTAAGTCATAGTATAAACTTTCAAGCAGATCTTAATCAAGCAATGGAAAAAAGTATAGATGCAATGATTGCAAAATATTCAGTTGATATGGCAGATGCATCTAAAACTGTTGCAAGAGCAGATATGTTACCTCAAGTAAGTGCATTTGGTAGTTATGGAGTAGAAAATGAAAGAACTAAATATAATGCTACTACAGATGATGCTGAATGGAGAGGTGGAATAAAAGTTTCATGGAATGTATTTGAATTTGGAAAAAATTATGACAACTATAAAATAGCAGATTTAAATAAACAACAAGAAGAATTAAAAGAAAAAATATCTCAAGATAATATAGATGTCAGAGTTACAGATGCTTATTTAAATCTTATAAAGATGGAAAAAGAAAGAGAATCTAAAGGAAGAGCTCTAGAAGCAGCTCAAGAAAACTATGATATTGATAGAGAAAAATATATTTCTGGACTTATTTCAACAGTTGATTTCCTAATATCGGAAACTCAATTAAGAGATGCAAGAGTTCAGTATAATCAAGTTGTAGTAGATTATCTATACGCATTTGAAAAATATAGATCCATGTTGATTTAA
- a CDS encoding response regulator transcription factor — protein sequence MKKILIVDDEEQIRNILRIYLVKEGYEVLEAEDGEKAMKLFYEKPVDLVVLDVMLPKKDGWSILREIKRYSNTPVLMLTARDNSEDEIFGFEIGADDYVTKPFNNKILLARIKSLLKKSNSIPDNVIKLGDLTINDISHSVTNAGEEIELSPKEYELLIYLVRNNKIVLSREKLLNEVWGYDFLGDDRTIDTHVKNLRKKIGKGSIKTIRGIGYKLDL from the coding sequence ATGAAAAAAATATTAATAGTTGATGATGAAGAACAAATTCGTAACATATTGAGGATATATCTGGTTAAAGAAGGATATGAAGTTTTAGAGGCAGAAGATGGCGAAAAAGCTATGAAACTTTTTTATGAAAAACCTGTGGATTTAGTTGTACTAGATGTAATGCTTCCAAAAAAAGATGGTTGGAGCATTTTAAGAGAGATAAAAAGATATAGCAATACACCAGTATTAATGCTAACAGCAAGAGATAATAGCGAAGATGAAATATTTGGTTTTGAAATAGGTGCTGATGATTATGTGACTAAACCTTTTAACAATAAAATATTACTTGCGAGAATTAAATCTTTGTTAAAGAAAAGTAACTCAATTCCAGATAATGTAATTAAACTTGGAGATTTAACAATAAATGATATTTCTCATAGTGTTACAAATGCTGGAGAAGAAATAGAACTTTCACCTAAAGAATATGAATTATTAATATATCTTGTTAGAAATAACAAAATAGTATTAAGCAGAGAAAAACTTTTAAATGAAGTATGGGGATATGATTTCTTAGGAGATGATAGAACAATAGATACTCACGTTAAAAATTTAAGAAAGAAAATAGGAAAAGGAAGTATAAAAACTATAAGGGGTATTGGATATAAACTAGATCTATAG
- a CDS encoding sensor histidine kinase → MKKVFYKIFLTLLICSYLPLMGLFVLQYWYTGNYVERLKTEGLIQTVENTKIENLKKGNIYDSRKHIYLSYINTEKSGKKNIYFNIFNKIEDKNSISEIAVGDFKIVKLKLSSITNHIYMLKRISENEAIAGVVEVIKPDIMTGLSLQIYKGYSIFAIPLIFILAFILSKKFSEPIEMLELLSTNIANYNFTNNIQIKSKNELYRLAENLNKMSENLKKNIVQLNEMNEKLKSELAEKQRVLDGKILFMRAIGHELKTPIAIINGYIEALQDGIIPQDEIEKTYSIIYNEGITMDRIVQNINTFLKTEDKTVDLIPEHLNLKCAIEENLNKYKLDIAQKNIDLKCELEDLEIDIDRKALHTILNNLFTNAITYVDDNKKLEVILKDGELQVANSSKELSEQILKNLFDPFYKGDDSRQRKYGGTGLGLSIVKNLLEVLKLDYSFTYDQNRKYAVFKIKFK, encoded by the coding sequence ATGAAGAAAGTTTTTTATAAAATATTTCTTACATTATTGATCTGCTCTTATCTTCCTTTGATGGGTCTCTTTGTATTGCAATATTGGTATACTGGAAATTATGTAGAAAGGCTAAAAACAGAGGGCCTTATTCAAACAGTAGAGAATACAAAAATAGAAAATCTAAAAAAGGGAAATATTTACGACAGCAGAAAACATATTTATTTATCTTATATTAACACAGAAAAAAGTGGTAAGAAAAATATATATTTTAATATTTTCAATAAGATAGAAGATAAAAACTCAATTTCAGAGATAGCAGTTGGTGACTTTAAAATTGTAAAACTAAAGTTATCTAGTATTACAAATCATATTTATATGCTCAAGAGAATATCCGAAAATGAGGCCATAGCAGGTGTAGTAGAAGTAATAAAACCCGATATTATGACAGGACTTAGTCTACAAATCTACAAAGGATACTCTATTTTTGCGATACCTCTTATTTTTATTTTAGCATTTATATTATCTAAAAAGTTCTCAGAACCTATAGAGATGCTGGAATTATTATCAACAAATATTGCAAATTACAATTTTACAAATAACATACAAATAAAAAGTAAAAATGAATTGTACAGATTGGCAGAAAATTTAAATAAGATGTCTGAAAATCTTAAGAAAAACATTGTACAACTAAATGAAATGAATGAAAAATTGAAATCTGAATTAGCTGAAAAACAAAGAGTTTTAGATGGAAAAATTTTATTCATGAGAGCAATTGGACATGAATTAAAAACACCAATTGCTATAATAAATGGCTATATAGAAGCACTTCAAGATGGAATAATTCCACAAGATGAAATAGAAAAAACTTATAGTATAATCTACAACGAAGGAATTACAATGGACAGGATAGTTCAAAATATTAATACTTTTTTGAAAACAGAAGATAAAACTGTAGATTTAATTCCGGAACATCTTAATCTAAAGTGTGCAATTGAGGAAAATTTAAATAAATATAAACTGGATATTGCACAAAAAAATATAGATTTGAAGTGTGAGTTAGAAGACTTAGAAATAGACATAGATAGAAAAGCTCTTCATACTATTTTAAATAATCTTTTCACAAATGCAATAACATATGTAGATGACAATAAAAAATTGGAAGTTATATTAAAAGATGGAGAACTTCAGGTAGCAAATAGCTCAAAAGAATTGTCAGAACAAATATTAAAAAATCTTTTTGATCCTTTCTACAAAGGCGATGACTCAAGACAAAGAAAATACGGTGGAACTGGATTAGGACTTTCAATAGTAAAAAATCTATTAGAAGTTTTAAAGTTAGACTATAGTTTTACTTATGATCAAAATAGAAAATATGCAGTTTTTAAGATTAAATTTAAATAG
- the gatA gene encoding Asp-tRNA(Asn)/Glu-tRNA(Gln) amidotransferase subunit GatA: MENLYKFTASEIRNKISKGELKAEDVVRQTFERIEKIDGKVGSFVYLRKEKAIEEAKKLDERIAKGEKVGVLAGIPVAIKDNMVSNGDITTACSKILGKYEGVYDATAVKKLKEADAIIIGATNMDEFAMGSTTKTSTHHLTKNPWDIQKVPGGSSGGAAASIASQEVYLSLGSDTGGSIRQPASFCGVVGLKPTYGRVSRYGLIAFASSLDQIGPIAKSVEDIALCMNVISGEDDYDATVSSKEVPDYTKYLNQDIKGMKIGVPKEYFIDGINPGVKKVVEESLEKFKKLGAEIVEVSLPHTKYAVPTYYVIAPAEASSNLARFDGVRYGYRSENVENIEDLYVNSRTEGFGDEVKRRIMIGTYVLSAGFYDAYFKKAQKVRALIKEDFDKVFENVDVILTPVCPNTAFKLDDKKTPIELYLEDIFTISANLAGIPGLSIPAGKSEGMPVGIQLLGKAFGEEELIKAGSAFEKVRGEWELPELD; the protein is encoded by the coding sequence AAGTTTTGTATATCTTAGAAAAGAAAAAGCTATAGAAGAAGCTAAAAAATTAGATGAAAGAATAGCAAAAGGAGAAAAAGTAGGAGTTCTTGCAGGAATACCAGTTGCAATAAAAGATAACATGGTATCAAATGGCGATATTACAACTGCTTGTTCTAAAATTCTTGGTAAATACGAAGGTGTTTATGATGCAACTGCTGTAAAAAAATTAAAAGAAGCAGATGCAATAATTATTGGAGCTACTAATATGGATGAGTTTGCTATGGGAAGTACTACTAAAACATCTACTCATCATCTTACAAAAAATCCATGGGATATTCAAAAAGTACCAGGAGGAAGTAGTGGAGGAGCTGCAGCATCTATTGCATCTCAAGAAGTATATCTTTCTTTAGGTTCAGATACAGGTGGAAGTATAAGACAACCAGCTTCTTTTTGTGGAGTAGTAGGACTTAAACCTACTTATGGAAGAGTATCAAGATATGGGCTAATAGCTTTTGCATCATCATTAGATCAAATAGGACCAATTGCAAAATCTGTTGAAGATATAGCTCTATGTATGAATGTAATTTCTGGAGAAGATGATTATGATGCAACGGTTTCTTCAAAAGAGGTACCAGATTATACTAAATATTTAAATCAAGATATAAAAGGAATGAAGATAGGAGTTCCTAAAGAATATTTCATCGATGGAATAAATCCTGGAGTAAAAAAAGTTGTAGAAGAATCATTAGAAAAATTTAAAAAATTAGGTGCTGAAATTGTAGAAGTTTCATTACCACATACAAAATATGCAGTTCCAACTTATTATGTTATTGCTCCAGCTGAAGCTAGTTCTAACTTAGCAAGATTTGATGGAGTAAGATATGGATATAGAAGTGAAAATGTAGAAAATATTGAAGATCTTTATGTAAATTCTAGAACTGAAGGTTTTGGAGATGAAGTTAAAAGAAGAATTATGATAGGAACTTACGTACTAAGTGCAGGTTTTTATGATGCATACTTTAAAAAAGCACAAAAAGTTAGAGCACTTATAAAAGAGGATTTTGATAAAGTATTTGAAAATGTAGATGTAATTTTAACACCTGTATGTCCAAATACAGCATTTAAATTAGATGATAAGAAAACTCCTATTGAACTTTACTTAGAAGATATATTTACAATTTCAGCAAATCTTGCAGGAATACCTGGACTTTCAATTCCAGCAGGAAAAAGTGAAGGAATGCCAGTAGGAATCCAATTACTTGGAAAAGCATTTGGAGAAGAAGAATTGATAAAAGCAGGAAGTGCCTTTGAAAAAGTAAGAGGAGAATGGGAGCTTCCAGAATTAGACTAG
- the gatB gene encoding Asp-tRNA(Asn)/Glu-tRNA(Gln) amidotransferase subunit GatB, which yields MREWESVIGLEVHLQLKTGTKVWCGCSADYDNADANTHTCPICLGHPGALPKLNKKVVEYAVKAALALNCNINKESSFDRKNYFYPDTPKNYQITQFDKSYAEKGFLEFKLNSGRMVKVGITKVQIEEDAAKSIHAEHESLINFNRASIPLIEIISDPDMRSSEEAYEYLNTLKTVIKYTGVSDVSMELGSLRCDANISVMEKGATKFGTRVEVKNLNSFKAVARAIDYEIGRQIETIENGGKIDQETRLWDEESQTTKVMRSKEQAMDYRYFPEPDLLKLVITDEQIEKIRETMPESKAEKMERFLKDYELPEYDANLLCDSMELADYFEEAVKVSKNSKTCANFIITEVMRVLKDQNITIESFMITPAHLGKIISLIDNGTISSKIAKEVFEIKLNDERDPEVIVKEKGMVQVADSSLIESMVDEVIANNPKMVEDYKNSDEGRKPRVLKGLMGQVMKLSKGKANPTLVTEIMTKKLS from the coding sequence ATGAGAGAATGGGAATCAGTTATAGGGCTTGAAGTTCACCTTCAATTAAAAACTGGAACAAAAGTTTGGTGTGGATGTAGTGCTGATTATGATAATGCTGATGCAAATACACATACTTGTCCTATCTGCTTAGGGCATCCAGGAGCTTTACCTAAATTAAATAAAAAAGTTGTAGAATATGCAGTAAAAGCAGCATTAGCATTGAATTGTAATATAAATAAAGAAAGTTCATTTGATAGAAAAAATTATTTTTATCCAGATACACCTAAAAACTATCAAATAACTCAATTTGATAAATCATATGCAGAGAAAGGTTTTTTAGAATTTAAATTAAATTCTGGTAGAATGGTAAAAGTTGGAATAACAAAAGTTCAAATTGAAGAAGATGCTGCAAAATCAATTCATGCTGAACACGAATCATTAATTAACTTTAATAGAGCTTCAATTCCTCTAATAGAAATAATTTCAGATCCAGATATGAGAAGTTCAGAAGAAGCATATGAATATTTAAATACATTGAAAACTGTTATTAAATATACAGGTGTAAGTGATGTATCAATGGAACTAGGATCATTAAGATGTGATGCTAATATATCTGTTATGGAAAAGGGAGCTACAAAATTCGGAACAAGAGTAGAGGTAAAAAACTTAAACTCATTTAAAGCTGTAGCAAGAGCAATAGACTATGAAATTGGAAGACAAATTGAAACTATTGAAAATGGTGGAAAAATAGATCAAGAAACAAGATTGTGGGATGAAGAATCACAAACTACAAAAGTTATGAGAAGTAAAGAGCAAGCAATGGATTATAGATATTTTCCAGAGCCAGATCTATTAAAACTTGTGATTACAGATGAACAAATTGAAAAAATAAGAGAGACAATGCCAGAATCAAAAGCTGAAAAAATGGAAAGATTCTTGAAAGACTATGAACTTCCAGAGTATGATGCAAATTTACTTTGTGATTCAATGGAATTAGCAGATTATTTTGAAGAGGCAGTAAAAGTTTCTAAGAATAGTAAAACTTGTGCAAACTTTATTATAACTGAAGTTATGAGAGTTTTAAAAGATCAAAATATAACAATAGAAAGTTTTATGATAACTCCTGCTCATTTAGGAAAAATTATCTCTTTAATTGACAACGGTACAATTTCAAGTAAAATTGCAAAAGAAGTCTTTGAAATTAAATTGAATGACGAAAGAGATCCAGAAGTTATAGTTAAAGAAAAAGGAATGGTTCAAGTAGCAGATAGCTCTCTTATTGAATCAATGGTAGATGAAGTTATTGCAAATAATCCTAAAATGGTTGAAGATTATAAAAATTCAGATGAAGGTAGAAAACCTAGAGTTTTAAAAGGATTAATGGGACAAGTGATGAAATTGTCAAAAGGAAAAGCAAATCCAACACTTGTAACAGAAATAATGACTAAGAAACTTTCTTAA
- a CDS encoding TetR/AcrR family transcriptional regulator, with protein MDKKKEIIKGVKTLVLKKGYNNVSVEDITTYIGIAKGSFYTYFKSKNSLINYILEEKIMRLKREMNNFFKNIENIDQAVEKLVKLKLVLKNEEDIKVDLMITSFFRNIDSLDEHTVKILIDIEKITVNFVKKILLTYQKDTKIQIEDIEFYSKFVNSIINNYKIFNLFVSDKNDFIRTIHELDKKYRNKEFKSDMEKIIQSIIKILK; from the coding sequence ATGGATAAAAAGAAGGAAATTATTAAAGGGGTGAAGACTCTTGTTCTGAAAAAGGGATATAACAATGTTTCCGTAGAAGATATCACAACTTATATTGGTATAGCAAAAGGAAGTTTCTATACATATTTTAAAAGTAAAAATTCACTAATAAACTATATTCTAGAAGAAAAAATTATGAGATTAAAACGCGAAATGAATAATTTTTTTAAAAATATAGAAAATATTGATCAAGCTGTGGAAAAGTTAGTTAAATTAAAACTTGTTCTTAAAAATGAAGAAGATATTAAAGTTGATTTAATGATAACCAGTTTTTTCAGAAATATAGATTCGTTAGATGAACATACAGTAAAAATACTTATTGATATTGAAAAAATAACTGTTAATTTTGTAAAAAAGATTTTACTGACGTACCAAAAGGATACTAAGATTCAAATAGAAGATATAGAATTTTATTCAAAATTTGTAAATAGTATCATAAATAATTATAAAATTTTCAATCTTTTTGTATCAGATAAAAATGATTTCATACGCACTATTCATGAATTAGATAAAAAATATAGAAATAAAGAATTTAAAAGTGATATGGAAAAAATCATACAAAGTATTATAAAAATTTTAAAATAG
- a CDS encoding efflux RND transporter periplasmic adaptor subunit, whose translation MKKAKYLVFILLLILAAGCGKKKETKQVEEKVKYVVTKPLEYREMNQVFRSDAVLEPQAKVDHKTEKGGTIQKILKKNGDKVNKGDLVMILTDGPTESAYFTAKADYASTKSAMEIAKNNYEKFKKLYDRQLVSYLEYVNYENNYINAKGAFETAQAKYESAKKDYEKLRRKADISGVVGNLFGKVGNKVEASDTLFTVIDDSKMETYVGFPAEWLNQIKVGQEVEVEIPDINKNYKGKIVEINPIAQADTKKFMIKVAVDNKDNAIKDGMYSYLVVPAGKTNALAIDDEAVFVRNLLSYVYKVEDGVAKRIEVKQGATNLPYTQISSPKLKEGDRIVVKGVFGLEEGEKVKENTVIK comes from the coding sequence ATGAAAAAAGCAAAATATCTGGTATTTATATTGTTACTGATACTAGCAGCAGGTTGTGGAAAGAAAAAAGAAACAAAACAAGTAGAGGAAAAGGTAAAATATGTAGTTACTAAACCTTTAGAATATAGAGAAATGAATCAAGTTTTTAGATCAGATGCTGTTTTAGAACCACAAGCTAAAGTTGATCATAAAACTGAAAAAGGTGGAACTATTCAAAAAATATTAAAGAAAAATGGTGATAAAGTTAATAAGGGAGATCTTGTTATGATATTAACAGATGGACCAACTGAATCAGCATACTTTACTGCAAAAGCTGATTATGCATCTACAAAATCAGCTATGGAAATAGCAAAAAATAACTATGAAAAATTTAAAAAATTATATGATAGACAACTTGTTTCATATCTAGAATATGTAAATTATGAAAATAATTATATAAATGCAAAAGGTGCTTTTGAAACAGCACAAGCAAAATATGAAAGTGCTAAAAAAGATTATGAAAAATTACGTAGAAAAGCTGACATATCTGGAGTAGTAGGAAACTTATTTGGAAAAGTTGGAAATAAGGTAGAAGCAAGTGATACTTTATTTACAGTAATAGATGATTCGAAAATGGAAACATACGTAGGATTCCCTGCAGAATGGTTAAATCAAATAAAAGTTGGACAAGAGGTTGAAGTTGAAATTCCTGATATCAATAAAAATTATAAAGGGAAAATAGTAGAAATCAACCCAATTGCACAAGCAGACACTAAAAAGTTTATGATAAAAGTTGCAGTAGATAATAAAGATAATGCAATAAAAGATGGAATGTATTCATACTTAGTAGTTCCAGCAGGTAAAACAAATGCATTAGCAATAGATGATGAAGCTGTATTTGTTAGAAATTTACTTAGCTATGTATATAAAGTTGAAGATGGAGTTGCAAAGAGAATAGAAGTAAAACAAGGTGCTACAAATCTTCCATATACACAAATCTCTTCACCAAAATTAAAAGAAGGAGACAGAATAGTTGTAAAAGGTGTCTTTGGACTTGAAGAGGGAGAAAAAGTAAAAGAAAATACTGTAATCAAATAA